The following proteins are co-located in the Candidatus Nanosynbacter sp. HMT-352 genome:
- a CDS encoding ArsR family transcriptional regulator, with protein sequence MLDVFITSRVRRKIVVVYAKYPDFHTHVRGLAKLIKEDPGNIQRELKRLEKVGFLQSEKQGNSRTYFTNKQFPIFKELQSMVIKSQQYSARSKRGMADKD encoded by the coding sequence ATGTTAGACGTTTTTATTACATCTAGGGTGCGGCGAAAAATTGTAGTAGTATACGCTAAGTATCCTGATTTTCACACACATGTTCGCGGATTGGCAAAGCTAATTAAGGAAGATCCTGGAAATATTCAACGAGAATTGAAGCGACTAGAAAAGGTTGGATTTTTGCAGAGTGAAAAGCAAGGTAACTCACGTACGTATTTCACTAATAAACAATTCCCAATTTTTAAGGAATTACAAAGTATGGTGATTAAATCTCAGCAATATTCAGCGCGATCAAAGCGTGGCATGGCTGATAAAGACTAA
- the recJ gene encoding single-stranded-DNA-specific exonuclease RecJ, with protein sequence MTLFEKILAARGLTTRAACEEFLNPNYASVKHDPFLLPDMKKAVDRLKKAHAECEKIVIYGDYDIDGLSATAILLDAFGKFGFKEVGAFIPNRFVEGYGMTMGAVDKVRNMGADLIVTVDTGSLCHAEIEYASSLGIDTVVTDHHNVAETPPPSVAAVNPKFPGHKYPFRDLCGAGVAFKLVQALQTELDGLPDGYEKWLLDLVALGTVCDIVTLADENRANVYWGLEVLKKQKRPGLKALMSVAGIEPEKVNARHLGFGLGPRMNAAGRLETAQYALDMLTASDGLEALEASEKLEELNIKRRSIQDEIFDEACQQADNMTDDRVLVVNSGNWNHGVIGIVASKLVEKYKKPVFIIGERGDEATGSARSFGDFSAADAVRAADDIIIKGGGHGAAAGVTLATERVDDFRRRVNEFYDSLQLKNQELYLLPRADVEIDDFSEIDEELIDNLTKMEPFGNGNAEPILKITEATVLSVRRMGADGQHVKLTLRDKNDVALQMLAFNAPEEFFREVGDKVSVWFQPTINEWQGMQSVEGRLLHLAEV encoded by the coding sequence ATGACATTATTTGAGAAAATTTTAGCGGCTCGAGGCTTGACTACGCGTGCGGCGTGTGAAGAATTTTTAAATCCGAATTACGCGTCAGTAAAGCATGATCCGTTTTTATTGCCAGATATGAAAAAAGCGGTGGACCGCTTGAAAAAGGCGCACGCTGAGTGTGAGAAAATTGTTATTTATGGTGATTACGATATTGACGGGCTGAGCGCGACGGCAATTTTGCTGGATGCGTTTGGTAAGTTTGGCTTTAAGGAAGTTGGCGCGTTTATTCCGAATCGGTTTGTTGAGGGTTACGGAATGACGATGGGCGCCGTTGATAAGGTGCGGAATATGGGCGCGGATTTGATTGTCACGGTTGATACGGGAAGTTTATGTCATGCGGAAATTGAATATGCATCGAGTTTGGGGATTGATACGGTGGTGACTGATCACCATAATGTTGCTGAGACTCCACCGCCGAGTGTTGCCGCGGTCAATCCGAAGTTTCCTGGTCATAAATATCCGTTTCGCGATTTGTGTGGTGCGGGTGTGGCGTTCAAGTTGGTACAAGCTCTACAAACCGAACTGGACGGGTTGCCAGATGGTTACGAGAAGTGGCTATTGGATCTGGTGGCACTAGGGACGGTTTGCGACATAGTTACGTTGGCGGATGAAAATAGGGCGAATGTCTATTGGGGCTTGGAGGTTTTGAAAAAGCAGAAGCGTCCTGGTTTGAAGGCGTTGATGTCAGTGGCGGGAATTGAGCCGGAGAAGGTTAATGCTAGGCATTTGGGATTTGGCTTGGGTCCGCGAATGAATGCGGCGGGCAGATTGGAGACGGCGCAATATGCTCTGGATATGCTGACGGCGAGTGATGGTTTGGAGGCATTGGAAGCTAGCGAAAAGCTGGAAGAATTGAACATTAAGCGTCGTAGTATTCAGGACGAGATTTTTGACGAAGCTTGCCAGCAGGCAGATAATATGACTGATGATCGAGTTTTGGTGGTGAATAGCGGAAATTGGAATCACGGAGTCATTGGCATTGTGGCGTCAAAGTTGGTTGAAAAATATAAGAAGCCGGTTTTTATAATTGGCGAGCGTGGCGATGAGGCTACGGGTTCGGCGCGAAGTTTTGGTGATTTTTCCGCGGCTGACGCGGTTCGTGCGGCTGACGACATCATTATTAAAGGTGGTGGTCACGGAGCGGCGGCGGGCGTGACGCTGGCGACCGAGAGAGTTGACGATTTTAGACGACGAGTGAATGAGTTTTACGATTCGCTGCAATTAAAAAATCAGGAATTATATTTGTTGCCGAGAGCTGACGTTGAGATTGACGATTTTTCGGAAATTGATGAGGAACTGATTGATAATTTGACGAAGATGGAGCCGTTTGGCAATGGTAACGCGGAGCCTATATTGAAAATAACTGAAGCGACGGTTTTGAGCGTGAGGAGAATGGGTGCGGATGGGCAACACGTGAAATTGACCTTGCGTGATAAGAATGACGTTGCGCTGCAGATGCTGGCTTTTAATGCGCCAGAAGAATTTTTCCGTGAAGTGGGCGACAAAGTGTCTGTCTGGTTTCAGCCAACCATAAATGAGTGGCAGGGAATGCAGTCGGTTGAGGGGCGATTATTGCATTTGGCCGAGGTGTAA
- a CDS encoding alpha/beta hydrolase: MSSEKLWTPSPKPTDYGFENGLQVAEIDSGLRQGKTIQLATQEDMRRLAEESYNSNHMNKTVEQLRDPRYIRVFSGLGRVGLEVAIFGNENANKIQAVLYGWGGNFRHPNAIREAAVLACENPDAAIMVMNMPGVGNSGMLPESVRKEIRKTGSYGSLGEYVGPVIDHVAKDFDEVSVGGHSLGGRVATSSVAHMESKVNELRLFDPVGSRKMGIVALGWNFIGKEGMELIRYGKKSLSPSAKELGLKFLQREDPKVIEEVGKLLGESSVEFAPPKQGWRQQFLTDPFALSNDGLLEDLLKAAPNVRNNIIIFVPEGSHLTNMRDMARIVGIVNGEPKSTSAEVGLYGILNNHTHNVMNDPTVLAIVYGADTKDLALSA; this comes from the coding sequence ATGAGTTCAGAAAAACTTTGGACGCCGTCACCTAAACCTACAGATTATGGCTTTGAGAATGGTCTACAGGTCGCCGAGATTGATAGTGGCTTAAGACAGGGAAAGACTATACAACTTGCTACACAGGAAGATATGCGTCGCTTGGCTGAGGAATCTTACAATTCAAACCATATGAATAAGACTGTTGAACAACTGAGAGATCCGCGCTATATTCGTGTATTTAGTGGACTAGGTAGAGTTGGGCTTGAAGTTGCGATATTTGGTAATGAAAATGCGAATAAGATTCAGGCTGTTTTGTATGGATGGGGAGGAAATTTCCGTCATCCAAACGCAATTCGAGAAGCTGCCGTTCTGGCGTGCGAGAATCCGGATGCGGCTATTATGGTTATGAATATGCCAGGAGTGGGTAATTCTGGAATGCTGCCCGAGTCTGTTCGTAAGGAGATACGAAAGACTGGTAGCTACGGTAGCTTAGGGGAATATGTTGGTCCAGTAATTGACCATGTCGCGAAAGATTTCGACGAGGTTAGTGTTGGTGGGCATTCTTTGGGTGGTCGTGTTGCGACGTCGTCAGTTGCTCACATGGAATCTAAGGTTAATGAGCTACGACTATTTGATCCGGTGGGATCGCGTAAAATGGGGATTGTTGCTTTGGGGTGGAATTTCATAGGAAAAGAAGGCATGGAATTGATACGTTACGGCAAGAAATCATTGAGTCCAAGCGCAAAAGAACTGGGCTTGAAGTTCTTGCAGAGAGAAGATCCTAAAGTTATTGAGGAGGTTGGTAAACTCTTAGGAGAGTCAAGTGTCGAGTTTGCTCCGCCGAAACAAGGTTGGCGCCAGCAATTCCTTACTGATCCTTTCGCCTTAAGTAATGATGGCTTATTAGAAGATTTATTGAAAGCCGCACCAAATGTCCGAAACAATATTATTATATTTGTACCCGAAGGTAGTCATTTGACTAATATGCGTGACATGGCTCGCATTGTCGGTATTGTGAATGGTGAGCCTAAGTCGACAAGTGCTGAAGTCGGACTATATGGAATTTTGAACAACCACACTCACAATGTCATGAACGACCCTACTGTGTTAGCGATTGTGTATGGCGCTGATACTAAAGATCTCGCCTTGTCCGCCTAA